A stretch of DNA from Candidatus Methanomethylicota archaeon:
GGTCTTAAATTTGCTATTGCAAGAACTCCAGCTGAGTCATGTGCTCAAAGATTTGCTGTTGCTGATTTAATTCATTATCCAAAATTTGCTAAAAAATATGTAAAAGGAGATCTCGAAAAAGCACTATCACTTTATGGAGAAACTAAAGATTTACCAATATATTATACAAATGGATCTCATGTAAATGTAGCTGCAAGAGTTCCAATATATGAGAGAATAAGAATAGAACAGAGATTCTTTCCAATATTAAAAGGAGGAAATATTTTCCATGTATGGCTTGGAGAAGCTAATCCAGATCCAGAAGCAATCATGAAATTGAATAGAAAATTAGCAATTGAATCTTGGATAGGATATTGGAGTCATACAAAAGATATTACTGTTTGTAGAAATTGTGGCTTTGTTGGAGGGGGACTAAATGAAAAATGTCCTATATGCAATAGTAATGAAATAAGTGTATATTCAAGAATAACTGGTTATTATCAAGATGTACAATCATGGAATGCTGCAAAAAAACAAGAACTCAGAGATAGATATAGAATAGAACTTTCAGATTTATAAAAATGATAGCATATGTAGCTGAAATAATTCCATTATCTTTCTCTGATTATCCAAAAGAACCTTGTTGTGTAATTTTTTTCTCTGGATGTAATTTTGATTGTGGATATTGTCAAAATTGGAAATTGAAAAAACAATTAAAGGAACATATTATTGAAATTGAAAAAATAAAAGAAATAATTTCTAAAAATAATCTTATAAATGCATGCAAAATTAGTGGAGGAGAACCATTACTTCAATTTGAAGCTTTAATTGAAATAGGAAAATTTGTAAAATCACTTGGATTAAAATTTGGAATTGACACTAATGGTTCTTTACCTAATGTTTTAGAAAAAGTAATTCCATTATTGGATTTAATTTCAATAGACATTAAAGCTCCATTAAATAAAGAAAAATATTCAAGAATTATTGGGCTTAATAATCCACCTATTTCATCTATAATAAAATCCTTGGAAATTGCAATTAAGTCTAATGCATACTTAGATATAAGAATAGTAATAATACCTGGATATAATGATTCAATTGAAGATATAAAGTCTATTACAAAAACATTAATAGATTTAGGTTATGAAGAAAAAGAATCTAAAGGCAAGGCAAGTTTTACTTTAATGGAATTTGTTCCAGAAAATGCTCATAAAGATGAATTTAAAAAAATAATGGCTCCTTCTATTCAAAAATTATTGAGTCTTGCTTCATCTTCAGGATTAAAAAATGTAAAAATATATCATAGAGGTTTATCATTATAAAATTTTCACTTCTTCTTTCTTTAAAAATAATGAAGTTTTTTATCATATTTTTAATACTTATAAATTAAGTAGATTAACCATTACAATGAAATACATATATTTAAAAAAATATCCTAATTTTATAAACCAATTAATTTAAAAACTATGCTCAATGTAAAAAGAACCCAACCAATTAAAATTATTATTCCTATAGCTTTTTTAACAGCTGAAACAAAAACCAAGAGTACATAAAGAGTAGTTAATGTAATCAATATTGTTAATGCTGATGAATATGATTCAGCTAAGTAAGGTCTATCTTTTAAAATAGTTTGTTCAATTACAAAAGTAAAGAAATTCTTCAAAGTATTGAATATGTAATAAACG
This window harbors:
- a CDS encoding anaerobic ribonucleoside-triphosphate reductase activating protein gives rise to the protein MIAYVAEIIPLSFSDYPKEPCCVIFFSGCNFDCGYCQNWKLKKQLKEHIIEIEKIKEIISKNNLINACKISGGEPLLQFEALIEIGKFVKSLGLKFGIDTNGSLPNVLEKVIPLLDLISIDIKAPLNKEKYSRIIGLNNPPISSIIKSLEIAIKSNAYLDIRIVIIPGYNDSIEDIKSITKTLIDLGYEEKESKGKASFTLMEFVPENAHKDEFKKIMAPSIQKLLSLASSSGLKNVKIYHRGLSL